Below is a genomic region from Citrobacter tructae.
AACGACCGGGTCGACGCTGATGACAGAGATCTCACCGCGTGCCACCTTTTCCTTCAGTTGCTCGTAGTATTCATAGACATCATGATCCGGACACCACCAGTTCGCCTGCTGGTTTTTAATCAGATCAGAGCCCCACAGCACAATAGTTTTGCTGTTTTCAAGCACCAGCGGCCAGGAGGTTTGCTGCTCATAAACCTCCATTGATCCCACCACACGCGGCAAAATCACCTGCGCTGCGCCGGTTGAGTAGTCGCCCCCCGTGCTCACGCTGTTGCCATGCAGCGCAATGGCGCGCGCCAGCATACCGGAGGCATTATGGAACATCCCCGTTGATTGCCAACCGCTGGCCGTCAGCAGCGCGCTCGGGCCGTAGGTTTTTTGAATACGCTCCAGCTCCTGGTAGAAGAAGTCCAGCGCCTCATCCCACGAAACGCGCACAAAGCGGTTATCTCCACGCTGTGAGGTATCGCTCTGATGGCGTTTACGCAGCCAGTCAACGCGCACCATCGGGTAGCGAATACGCGCATTACCGTGTACGTGATCCGGCAACCCGGCGATCATTTTTGACGGATACTTATCACGCTCAAATGGCTTGGCCTCGATAAAACGACCATCCACCACAGTGGCTCGAATAGCCCCCCAGTGAGAACCAGTCAGGATCCCCTCTTTGACGCCAGCCCCCTGCACCTCTGCGGCGTTAGCGCTACGCGGTGTGAGCAGCGAAGGTCCTAACATACCGGCCACGGTCAAGCCGCCCAACTGCAGCAGAAAACGTCGGCGAGATGCCTGAAAGAGATCGTTATTTTTCATTGCTTTCTCCCTTATCGCCATGCGGCTTGTCCGTGGTGTCAGAGGCATTCATCTGCAAATATTTCAGCAAGGTACGTTCTTCACGTTTATCCAGACTGGTAAATCCAATCATGCCGTTCAACGTGCCAATCCAGCCGTTGGCGTCAAAGTGTTCTTTCTCCGGCGCGCCGTGGCACTGATTACAGGTACCGTTATAGAGCGAGTCGGCATAAGCCCAGATAGGTTTAATGTCGTTGACCATATCGCCCTTTTGCATCCAGGCGGTGGCCTGTAACTTGCTCCACTGTGTGTTCGTTTCCGCTACGGTAGTTTGCTCCAGCGTTTTCACATGCTGCTGGATGTCACCACGAATGGAGGCGACAAAAATGCGCTTGCCCGGCAATTGCGCCAGCACGCGCTGACGCCCGTTGCTTTCGGTCCAGCCCACGATTTCAATTTGCAGCCAGTCACCGTCACGCTTTAACACTTTCACTTCGGAAGCAGGCAGCAGTGAACCCGCCGGCTCTTTATCGCCTTTGGCGGCATAAATAGGTTTGATATCCAGGGAGTAGAGCGTATCGCCATCGTCGTTTGCGTTAGCTCGTAACGCGTCAAACTGCTTACGGAAACCGCTGCTCATATCGGGAAGCTGATGCGCAATCCCTTTATGGCAGTCGATACAGGATTGATTGTCCTTCGCCGCAATTTTCATCTGACGCGCGGCTTCAGGATGCTGTTTAGCGTGATCCATCGCATCATAGTTATGACAGGAACGACAGGTCGCAGAGTTGTTTTCCTTCATCCGCGCCCATTCTCGCTCCGCCAGCTCGGCGCGTTTGGCTTCGAATTTTTCAGGAGTATCAATAGAGTGGGCAACAAAAGTCTGGTAGATATCGTTACTCGCTTCCAGCTTACGTTTCACCATGCCTGGGATATCTGATGGGATGTGGCAGTCGTGACATTCTGCGCGCACCCCGGAGGCATTCTGAAAATGCGCTGACTGTTTATATTCTTCGTAAACCGGCTGCATGCTGTGGCAGCTCACGCAAAACTCGGTTGAACTGGTTAATTTTATGCCAACGTGTGGCAGAACGATCAGTGCAATACCGACCACAACCCCGATTACGACCAGCGCCAGCACTGACCAACGTGCGCTCGGTCGGAGTAGCGCCCTCCAGAGTTTTCGCATAATAGCCCCTGTAAATATATGGTTTAGTTACAGAGGATCTTATTCAGCAAATGTGAACAGCAACACTGGTCAGGATGAATGGCTTACGGCACAATGTGAACAGATATGAACAGAAAGAGACAGTAAACAGGATGTCGCATCACATTGTTATTGTTGAAGATGAACCGGTAACCCAGGCGCGGCTACAGGCCTATTTTGAACAGGAAGGTTATCACGTCTCAGTCACAGCCAGCGGTGCGGGCTTACGTGAGATTATGGCGCAACATCCTGTCGACCTTATTCTGCTGGATATTAATCTCCCGGATGAAAATGGATTAATGCTGACCCGCGCCCTGCGTGAACGCTCAACGGTGGGAATTATTCTGGTGACGGGGCGCAGCGATCAGATCGATCGTATCGTTGGCCTGGAAATGGGGGCTGATGATTATGTCACTAAACCACTGGAATTGCGTGAACTGGTGGTACGGGTGAAAAATTTGCTCTGGCGTATCGATCTTGCCCGCCAGGCGCAGCCGGAGGCAAAAGATAACTGCTATCAGTTTGCCGGATATTGCCTGAATGTCTCCCGACATACGCTGGAACTGGGTGACGAAGCGATCAAACTCACCCGCGCCGAATACGAAATGTTGGTCGCATTTGTCACCAACCCAGGGGAAATTCTCAGTCGTGAACGCTTATTGCGTATGCTTTCGGCACGGCGGGTAGACAATCCTGACTTACGTACCGTGGACGTACTGATCCGCCGTTTGCGCCACAAGTTGCAAGCCGACTTGCTGGTGACGCAACACGGAGAAGGTTATTTTTTAGCTGCTGACGTGTACTGATACAGATAAACGGGACGAAATCCACCCGGTGACAGCGAGCGTCGAACATGCTGACTGTCCGCATTTTTCGGGGTGAGCACCAAGATCGGTGGACTGATATTTTCCGGCACCGGTTGCCCTTGTAGCACCCTGATCGCCTGCTGAATCGCCAGCTCGCCTTGCCAGACCATTTGATCGCTGGCAGCCATAATGATCCTTTCGCGTTTAAGCCCGCGATATACCTGATGCGACAGATAAAAAGAGACCACGGTTAAAGGTGTGCTCAGGTTACGCCGCTCCCCCATCGCCGCCTCTGCCGCAATTGCTGTACCGGCAACCAC
It encodes:
- the torC gene encoding pentaheme c-type cytochrome TorC codes for the protein MRKLWRALLRPSARWSVLALVVIGVVVGIALIVLPHVGIKLTSSTEFCVSCHSMQPVYEEYKQSAHFQNASGVRAECHDCHIPSDIPGMVKRKLEASNDIYQTFVAHSIDTPEKFEAKRAELAEREWARMKENNSATCRSCHNYDAMDHAKQHPEAARQMKIAAKDNQSCIDCHKGIAHQLPDMSSGFRKQFDALRANANDDGDTLYSLDIKPIYAAKGDKEPAGSLLPASEVKVLKRDGDWLQIEIVGWTESNGRQRVLAQLPGKRIFVASIRGDIQQHVKTLEQTTVAETNTQWSKLQATAWMQKGDMVNDIKPIWAYADSLYNGTCNQCHGAPEKEHFDANGWIGTLNGMIGFTSLDKREERTLLKYLQMNASDTTDKPHGDKGESNEK
- the torR gene encoding two-component system response regulator TorR, with product MSHHIVIVEDEPVTQARLQAYFEQEGYHVSVTASGAGLREIMAQHPVDLILLDINLPDENGLMLTRALRERSTVGIILVTGRSDQIDRIVGLEMGADDYVTKPLELRELVVRVKNLLWRIDLARQAQPEAKDNCYQFAGYCLNVSRHTLELGDEAIKLTRAEYEMLVAFVTNPGEILSRERLLRMLSARRVDNPDLRTVDVLIRRLRHKLQADLLVTQHGEGYFLAADVY